The following coding sequences lie in one Arachis ipaensis cultivar K30076 chromosome B05, Araip1.1, whole genome shotgun sequence genomic window:
- the LOC107642181 gene encoding miraculin produces the protein MKIALLALFFLLALSNKPLLGAAGPAPEQVVDTSGKIVRAGYNYYIIPASPNEGGLSLASTSENDCPLDVIAVDGYQGLPLVFQPVNVKKGVVRVDTDLNIYFSYYTDCGSTVWKLKDYNYALGQQFVTINGVLGNPGVNTIGNWFKIEKYEDGYKLVYCPSVCNGCYYQCSDLGIYEDEWGKRLAFSNVPLKVQFQRA, from the coding sequence ATGAAGATAGCATTGCTCGCATTGTTCTTTCTCCTTGCCTTGAGCAACAAGCCACTGCTTGGTGCGGCTGGACCCGCACCCGAGCAAGTAGTTGACACATCTGGCAAGATCGTTCGAGCCGGttataattactatattatccctgcTTCCCCTAATGAGGGTGGCCTCTCCCTTGCCAGCACAAGTGAGAATGATTGCCCTCTTGACGTTATAGCCGTGGACGGATATCAAGGTTTGCCCTTGGTATTCCAACCGGTTAACGTCAAGAAAGGCGTTGTTCGTGTTGACACAGATCTCAACATCTATTTCTCGTATTATACAGATTGCGGATCCACCGTGTGGAAACTCAAGGACTATAACTATGCACTTGGACAACAATTTGTCACCATTAATGGTGTTTTAGGAAACCCTGGAGTTAACACCATTGGGAATTGGTTCAAGATTGAGAAGTACGAGGATGGTTATAAGCTAGTGTATTGTCCAAGTGTGTGCAATGGTTGTTACTACCAGTGTAGTGACTTAGGGATTTATGAAGATGAGTGGGGCAAGCGTCTAGCTTTCAGCAATGTGCCACTCAAGGTTCAGTTTCAGCGTGCATGA